The following are from one region of the Hemitrygon akajei unplaced genomic scaffold, sHemAka1.3 Scf000039, whole genome shotgun sequence genome:
- the LOC140720274 gene encoding E3 ubiquitin-protein ligase TRIM39-like: MEKNLLKIQENIRIIQEEITKLKEQMDQKDSVMFLKEEAHQNRRISDDVQELSVTNEALPVEKFDRFYLLNTVLRETLDAINRVSVTLDVETAHPYLEVSEDRKSVRRTGIRRDLPDTGKRFTDRPCVLGSEGFTSGRHYWEVEVTGNRVWSLGVAAESVERKGRVSLSPETGFWVIRRVGDVLHRDCDVSGLPSPGTRLAAGPIPGRVGVYLSYESGTVSFYNAETKSHLHTFTGNKFTGKLYPFFRTAVVNQWLRICSGSAPGL; this comes from the exons atggagaaaaatcttcttaagattcaagagaatataaggattattcaggaggaaatcactaagttaaaggaacagatggatcaaaaagacagtgtgatgtttcttaAG gaggaagctcatcagaacaggag aatcagtgacgatgtccaggaattgtcagtgacaaatgaggccctaccggttgaaaaattcgatcgcttctatttgttgaacacagtgctgagagaaacacttgatgctattaaccgag tctctgtcaccctggatgtggaaacggcgcatccgtatctcgaggtgtctgaggatcggaagagtgtgagacggaccgggatccggagggatctccctgacaccgggaagagattcacagaccggccttgtgtgctgggatcggagggattcacatcggggagacattactgggaggtggaggtgacgggaaATCGGGTCTggagtctgggagtcgccgcagagtctgtggagaggaagggacgggtcagtctgagtccggagaccggattctgggtcatcaggcgggttggtgacgtgttacatcgggattgtgacgtgtcCGGTCTCCCCTCCCCCGGgacccgtctcgctgccggtcccatccccgggagggtgggagtttatctcagttacgagtccgggacagtttcattttacaacgcggagaccaagtcccatctccacaccttcactgggaataaattcacagggaaactttatcctttcttccggactgcggttgtaaaccagtggctgagaatctgctctggttccgctccgggtctgtaa